The Macadamia integrifolia cultivar HAES 741 unplaced genomic scaffold, SCU_Mint_v3 scaffold2479, whole genome shotgun sequence DNA window tatttttagagcaaaaaaaaacttcacaaCTCCCAAGAAGAACTCACAATTCTCAAGaggaattttaaaattttaaatctgAATCTTCTCTTAATGAGGACGgaccaaacaaagaaaaaattttaaaccaagaaaaaaatacaatttaattttttcttttcttttcttttcttctcttggctaccaaacatagcctgaaTTAGTACTCTTAAGGCAAgctcctccctttttttcttttttattcattaaaacTTAGGAACAAGGATCTAGTTATCGGGCCGGTATCTATTGATATTGGTCTGAATCTGTGTGGATTAGTAACTTTTTCCCTtacttttcacaaaaaaaaaaaaaaatttgttacgATACCCCTAAATTGATATTGGTAACAAATCCGGATTAATTAAGTATTAATATCGATCTCAAAAATACTAATACAATACGAGTGATACGATACCGGTACTTAGAACCATGCTTAGGAATTGTGTTACAAGAGGTGATTTCATTCAGGATTATAAAAGAAAGAGATTTAATAAGTTAAAAGAAgagcaaaatataaaaaatgattaaaagaagaaaaaaaaaacaactcctCCAATCAAAATCCGGTGATTCACCGTATCCAATGCCAATTCCAAAATTCCAATTCCTCAAACTAAGTCCCGACTCCCGATCATTTTAGCTTGGATCTTCTTCTTAATCGTTTTAGCAGaccattttggttttttgggCCCACCATATCCAGAAATATGTGGCCGTATTTGTTGATCCCTGCAAACTCAGTCTATCTTCTTCAACAGAACATTgggagttctctctctctctctctctctcttctgtgtCTGTCTCAGTATCGACCTCAACCGAAAAAATAAAGGGACtgtggaagaagaaaagggagagaaaaaaaatgtattttgcaCCTTCGGTTCCACGCCTCCATTCTCCATTTATCTCTTGCCCACACAAGTTCTCTGCTTCTCCCTATACCAAATCCAACATAAATCAACGCTCACCCACTTCGTATCCATCTATAAGAGCTGTGGATCTCGATCAAAACACGGTATTCTCCATTcaatctctccctttttcttctgcTACTTTCTTTAACTAAAAAGGGGTTTAAGTTCAGATTCTAATTCTGTAAGCATCAGATTGTGGCGATCTCAGTTGGGGTTGCGAGCGTCGCTATTGGGATAGGAATACCAGTCTTTTATGAAACTCAAATCGATAACGCTGTAAGTCTCTCTTGAAATGTggctttgattttgattcaattcttcctcttttccttcattCTAATGTAGATTTTTTGGTTGCAGGCAAAGCGAGAGAACACGCAACCTTGCTTCCCCTGTGATGGAACCGGTGCCCGTAAGTTCTGTAATGGCTTAGAACTGAGcgtttcaaattttcaatttctttaggAAGACATTGTTCTCTTAGGGCTTCTGCTCCTTTTTCTTGGAAGGGATGAAATGGTGATTGCAGAAACTGTCTCTAATCATGGAATGGCCCACCTAACCATTTCTTATTGGTGAGGGGAGTGAAGACAATATCTGATTTAGAGAAGCTGGACCATTCAATTAATAGACCAAAGTAATTTGGGTTAGGTTGGGCTACTTTGGAACCTTCCGGGACAATAGCATGAAAGAACTGTCAATCCTAACCCATAAAAttttggacaaagttttcttggATTAGGCTTATCTTCAATTCTTAATCATTCAATTCTTGTTTCTCTCTGTGCATGCAACACTTCAATTTCAAAATCCATCAATTGTGAACTTTGAAGCATTTAAGGTcttaaaaatgaattttgtaattcaaaaaacttttcattgattttttaaaatatacaCGTCGCTTACGGGGAGAATTAGACAAGAATTGGAGACGACTCCAATTCAGCTTTCCTTCACCACTCTATCATATGGTTAAGAGATTTAGGCTGCTTTGAAGGTACTTTGCTCACTACTTATAATACAACTCAACTCAGTCTTGTTCCAATTAAATGGGTACATGaatcttctttcttcatttggTTCTATTCGAAGACATACTAACCTATATGCAATTCTTTCTTCACCAattctcctagagtcattttaaaATCTGCTTCCTTTTTATTCCATTGTAAAAAAGAGATCCCTTACCCCATGTTCTACTAGTGGTTCTTTTTAGTTCCTCAAATTTAAACTACATTGTTGCTCTCATtcgagatttttttatttttattttttttgagaacCTCATTCGAGCATTCAAATAAATTATTGGAGTTATTTCTAAATTAACCCTAATTTATTCAGTCATTgtgtatcttttttatttttactattCATCCATCTCAAAAATACTTATTTCAACtatggttaatttttttttataacgtCATTTCTTAACAGTAACATTCAAACTCCATATCATTTCTTCTTGTATAACTGTCCTATAAAAGAATTGGGCCATAGATGATGCAAAATAAATGATAGATGATGCAAAATAAATGAACTAAAAAGggagaaggggaggggggagtggggaggggggaggggggaagagtTGTATGCCATTGTGGGCTTGTCATATCATGAATTCAAGATTAACACCTCTTAATAAAGAGGAGTTTACCCGCGAGATGGTAACAAGGGTAATTAAGGGTCTTAATTTGAGTCAGGTTTTGGCTGAAACCTAACACTAACACATAAATGATGTTAACATCAGAGAGATGCAGATTTTGTATGGGAGCAGGGTCTGTGAGTGTAGAGCTTGGAGGAGATGAGAAGGAAGTCTCACGCTGCATCAACTGTGATGGTGTAGGCTCCTTGACTTGCACCACCTGTCAAGGCTCTGGAATTCAACCTCGTTACCTTGATCGCAGGTATCTTTCAGTCTTTAcatttttcttctgtttctttgaGAGATAACAAGGGTAACACCTTACCAAAGACTATTTGGGAGAAGGTTGGGCATGTCACAACTCTAGGAATTtagcggctcaaccaatgggaggttgGGATGGAGGGGTCCATGAGAGACTTTTTCAAGTGAGAGAAGAAAGGCAAAAACAGTGATGGGCACAGCTTTTGCATGGCCAACCTTTACCCTAATATTTGGGgctcaaaaaaatttaagtccATTTATCCTAAGCAACCAATTGCTTCTCCTGGAAAAGCTGGAAAAGGCCCTTATTTGATAACCAGATACCTCTTTCTACTTGTCTTGGTTGCCTTTTTGTAAATTTACACAAAAACATATGCAAAGAGAGGACCTAACATGGGATGTGATTTTTGTATTTGAACAGAGAGTTCAAAGATGATGACTAGAGATTTTGTAGCACCAGATAGTAGCTGCTGGAATATTAAAGTCACAATTAACAAGACCGGCCTGAGAATGAGCACATTTTGTTTTAACCATTCATGTCCCATAAATTAAATTGATTCTATATTATATTAATGAAAATCTTCTTCCATTACAATATTTTTGTGTACAAGTCCTCGCTATCTCACAAATTTTTCAATTGACATGGGCAAACCATACtcctaaaacaaaatctggtcCAAAAGA harbors:
- the LOC122066590 gene encoding protein disulfide-isomerase LQY1, chloroplastic → MYFAPSVPRLHSPFISCPHKFSASPYTKSNINQRSPTSYPSIRAVDLDQNTIVAISVGVASVAIGIGIPVFYETQIDNAAKRENTQPCFPCDGTGAQRCRFCMGAGSVSVELGGDEKEVSRCINCDGVGSLTCTTCQGSGIQPRYLDRREFKDDD